Proteins encoded within one genomic window of Formosa agariphila KMM 3901:
- the recG gene encoding ATP-dependent DNA helicase RecG, producing MNSKLQTPIDYLKGVGPNRADLLRKELGIHTYQDLINLFPNRYLDRTQYYKIAQLQRNNADVQIIGRVTGLKEVSQGKGKRLVATFRDDSGAMELVWFRGAKWLKESIKLNTDYVVFGKANAFGTNFSMPHPEMELLEDHEKNLRSAMQPVYPSTEKLSNKGITNRVMSKIMQQLFLETHGKFEETLSRDLLTELKLVSKSEALFNVHFPKNQELLARSQFRLKFEELFYIQLQLILKNLIHKSKIKGFPFDQVGEYFNTFFKHHLPFNLTNAQKRVIKEIRADLGSNAQMNRLLQGDVGSGKTIVALMSMLIALDNGFQACLMAPTEILSVQHYNGLHDLCKELNISIKLLTGSTKTSDRRIIHEALENGELDILIGTHALLEDKVKFKNLGLAIIDEQHRFGVAQRSKLWHKNHVPPHILVMTATPIPRTLAMSVYGDLDISIIDELPPGRQPIKTVHRFDSNRLKVLRFIRDEIDKGRQVYIVYPLIQESENMDYKDLMDGYESIARDFPSPKYQISIVHGKMKPADKEFEMQRFIKGETQIMVATTVIEVGVNVPNASVMIIESAERFGLSQLHQLRGRVGRGAEQSFCILMTSHKLSNDSKTRLETMVRTSDGFEIAEVDLRLRGPGDIMGTQQSGILNLKIADIIKDNDILKLARFHAKNILKDDPRLIKDQHRPILFTYQQLAKYKNIWNYIS from the coding sequence ATGAATTCCAAGCTTCAAACCCCAATTGACTACTTAAAAGGTGTCGGCCCAAATCGTGCCGATTTACTTAGAAAAGAACTTGGCATACATACCTATCAGGATTTAATTAATCTCTTTCCTAATCGTTATCTAGACCGAACTCAATATTACAAAATCGCTCAATTACAGCGTAACAATGCCGATGTACAAATTATTGGGCGCGTTACCGGACTTAAGGAAGTTTCGCAAGGCAAAGGAAAACGCTTAGTTGCTACATTTCGAGACGACTCTGGAGCGATGGAACTCGTTTGGTTTCGTGGCGCAAAATGGCTTAAAGAAAGTATTAAATTAAATACCGATTATGTGGTGTTTGGAAAAGCTAATGCTTTTGGTACCAACTTTAGCATGCCACATCCGGAAATGGAACTATTAGAAGACCATGAGAAAAACCTGCGTTCGGCCATGCAACCTGTTTACCCATCGACCGAAAAATTATCGAACAAAGGAATTACCAATCGAGTGATGAGTAAAATCATGCAACAGTTATTTTTAGAAACTCATGGTAAATTTGAAGAAACGTTGTCTCGTGATTTATTAACCGAACTAAAATTGGTTTCAAAATCTGAAGCACTTTTTAATGTCCATTTTCCGAAAAACCAAGAGCTCTTAGCACGCTCACAATTCCGATTAAAATTTGAAGAATTATTCTACATTCAGTTGCAATTAATTCTGAAAAATCTAATTCATAAATCGAAAATAAAAGGCTTTCCTTTCGACCAAGTTGGCGAATATTTTAACACCTTCTTTAAACACCATTTACCATTCAATTTAACCAACGCACAGAAACGTGTGATTAAAGAAATTCGTGCCGATTTAGGTAGTAATGCGCAAATGAATCGGCTTTTACAAGGCGATGTGGGTTCGGGGAAGACCATAGTCGCCCTCATGTCAATGTTAATCGCACTTGACAACGGTTTTCAAGCTTGCTTGATGGCGCCTACTGAAATTTTGTCAGTCCAACACTACAACGGATTACATGACCTGTGTAAAGAACTAAATATCAGCATAAAACTACTCACGGGTTCAACTAAAACTTCAGATAGACGAATCATTCATGAAGCCCTCGAAAATGGCGAATTAGACATCTTAATTGGTACGCATGCGCTACTAGAAGATAAGGTGAAATTTAAGAATTTAGGACTTGCTATTATAGACGAACAACACCGTTTTGGAGTTGCACAAAGAAGTAAATTGTGGCATAAAAACCATGTGCCCCCTCACATTTTAGTGATGACGGCAACGCCAATTCCGAGGACTTTAGCCATGTCTGTTTATGGTGATTTAGACATCTCTATAATCGATGAGTTACCACCAGGAAGACAACCCATAAAAACGGTGCATCGTTTCGATTCTAACCGATTAAAAGTATTACGATTTATAAGAGACGAAATAGATAAAGGGCGCCAAGTTTATATAGTTTATCCGCTGATTCAAGAAAGCGAAAACATGGATTATAAAGATTTGATGGATGGCTACGAAAGCATAGCTCGCGATTTCCCTAGTCCGAAATACCAAATCTCAATAGTACACGGAAAAATGAAACCCGCCGATAAAGAGTTTGAAATGCAACGGTTTATAAAAGGAGAAACTCAGATTATGGTTGCCACAACGGTTATTGAAGTGGGGGTAAACGTCCCGAATGCGTCGGTTATGATTATTGAAAGTGCCGAGCGTTTTGGATTATCGCAACTACACCAGTTGCGCGGTCGTGTAGGTCGTGGTGCAGAACAGAGTTTCTGTATTTTAATGACGAGTCATAAACTAAGTAACGATAGCAAGACCCGTTTAGAGACCATGGTAAGAACCAGTGACGGTTTCGAAATTGCCGAAGTCGACTTGCGTTTACGTGGTCCTGGAGACATTATGGGCACGCAACAAAGCGGTATTTTAAACCTTAAAATTGCAGATATCATTAAAGATAACGACATTTTAAAACTCGCTCGTTTTCACGCAAAAAACATTTTAAAAGACGACCCTAGACTTATTAAAGACCAGCATCGTCCTATACTTTTCACCTATCAGCAATTAGCGAAATATAAAAATATTTGGAATTACATTAGTTAA
- a CDS encoding M1 family metallopeptidase, whose translation MKHFLYLLIGIFSSVLWSQQIDVIDFKSITAQVSIQPLEREISGKVSYVFDVLHATDSIFIDAQQMHISKVTLNKQDIAFTNDGKKLWILSDFERSDNNTLKLEYTATPKKAMYFVGWEYDGRQQVWTQGQGKYTSNWLPSFDDMNEKTTLDLTVNFLDGYEVIANGELIEKVKLEDDLTSWRYVSTKPMSNYLFAIAIGKYDKKILESKSGIPLELYYYPEDVSKVEPTYRYSAQLFNFLETEIGVPYPWDNYKQIPVADFLYAGMENTTATIFSDAFVVDDIGFVDRNYVNVNAHELAHQWFGDLVTETSGTHHWLQEGFATYYALLAERDIFGNDYYKMRLYEYAKELEAQDASGQSTALLNAKSSSTTFYKKGAWLLHALRVKVGDKAFKMAVRQYLEAHQFNNVETDDFIKAVEATSGENLDAFFDLWLNTVEFPKESIVENAKDDMSFYIKHLEHIECSVDKDVDFLMDASKFYYEKQEIIKKYPELITESVLLENGVEVRQTIAQTLRTIPSELQSAYETLLSDKSYQTQEMALYNLWSNFPDKRATYLEETKGRVGFKSKNIRQLWLVLALSTPEFEADKNASYINELISYTGPEYDFEVRELAFSYVDALQLYNEDSIINIKQATTHHNWRLSKMAKQLLSALETQPKYKAILSQLETQSTTP comes from the coding sequence ATGAAGCATTTTTTATACCTTTTAATTGGGATATTCAGTAGTGTGTTGTGGAGTCAACAAATTGATGTGATTGATTTTAAGTCGATTACTGCACAAGTGTCTATTCAGCCTTTGGAGAGAGAAATTTCAGGTAAGGTATCGTATGTTTTTGATGTATTACATGCTACAGATTCTATTTTTATTGATGCTCAGCAGATGCACATTTCAAAAGTAACCTTAAATAAACAAGACATAGCCTTTACAAACGATGGTAAAAAACTGTGGATACTGTCTGATTTTGAAAGAAGTGATAATAATACGCTGAAGTTAGAATATACTGCAACCCCTAAAAAGGCCATGTATTTTGTAGGATGGGAATACGACGGCCGACAGCAAGTTTGGACGCAAGGCCAAGGGAAATACACGAGTAATTGGTTGCCGAGTTTCGACGATATGAATGAAAAAACAACCTTAGACCTGACTGTGAACTTTCTTGATGGCTATGAGGTTATTGCAAATGGTGAATTAATAGAAAAAGTAAAATTGGAAGATGATTTAACATCTTGGCGGTATGTATCGACCAAGCCTATGAGTAATTATTTGTTTGCCATTGCCATTGGAAAATACGATAAGAAAATACTCGAATCTAAAAGCGGAATCCCTTTAGAATTGTATTATTATCCAGAAGATGTTTCTAAAGTAGAACCAACATACAGATACAGTGCACAGCTATTTAATTTTTTGGAAACAGAAATTGGTGTGCCGTATCCCTGGGACAATTATAAGCAAATTCCGGTGGCAGATTTTCTGTATGCAGGCATGGAAAATACCACGGCAACCATTTTTTCTGATGCCTTTGTGGTAGATGACATTGGTTTTGTAGATAGAAATTACGTCAACGTAAATGCTCATGAGTTGGCACACCAATGGTTTGGTGATTTAGTTACCGAAACTTCGGGGACGCACCATTGGTTGCAAGAAGGATTCGCGACCTATTACGCGTTACTGGCCGAACGCGATATTTTTGGTAACGATTATTACAAAATGCGCTTGTATGAATATGCAAAGGAATTAGAAGCTCAGGATGCTAGCGGACAAAGTACAGCCTTGTTAAATGCGAAATCGAGCAGTACAACGTTCTATAAAAAAGGAGCGTGGCTCTTGCATGCTTTGCGTGTAAAAGTGGGCGATAAGGCTTTTAAAATGGCTGTTAGGCAATATTTGGAAGCACATCAGTTTAATAATGTCGAGACAGACGATTTTATTAAGGCGGTAGAAGCGACTAGCGGTGAAAATTTAGATGCGTTTTTCGATTTGTGGTTAAACACCGTAGAATTTCCAAAGGAGTCTATTGTTGAAAATGCTAAAGACGATATGAGTTTTTACATCAAGCATTTGGAGCATATTGAATGTTCGGTCGATAAAGACGTCGATTTTTTAATGGACGCTTCTAAGTTTTATTATGAAAAACAGGAAATCATAAAAAAATATCCTGAATTAATCACGGAATCGGTATTGCTTGAAAATGGTGTAGAAGTGCGTCAAACCATTGCTCAAACCTTGAGAACGATTCCTTCAGAATTGCAATCGGCTTACGAAACCTTGTTAAGCGATAAATCGTATCAGACTCAGGAAATGGCCTTATACAATTTGTGGTCTAACTTTCCGGATAAACGCGCTACATATTTAGAAGAAACAAAAGGACGTGTTGGTTTTAAATCTAAAAATATCAGACAATTGTGGTTGGTTTTAGCCTTGTCGACTCCAGAGTTTGAAGCCGACAAGAATGCATCTTACATCAATGAATTAATCAGTTATACAGGACCGGAATACGATTTTGAAGTTCGTGAGTTGGCTTTTAGTTATGTCGATGCGCTTCAGTTGTATAATGAAGATTCAATTATAAATATCAAGCAAGCAACAACACATCACAATTGGCGACTAAGCAAAATGGCCAAGCAATTGCTATCGGCCTTAGAAACACAGCCAAAGTATAAAGCTATTTTAAGTCAGTTAGAAACACAATCTACAACACCATGA
- a CDS encoding patatin-like phospholipase family protein gives MRALVISGGGSKGAFAGGVAQYLIEHKKHNYDLIIGTSTGSLLASHLALKKVEKIKGIYTSVTQDDIFNSCPFLIKKKRGVETISINHVNVLRNILNGNKTFGESLNLKKLIKKVFTPAEFSELKQSGTDVVVTVSNLSINQTEYKSLKDFEYDEFCEWIWISCNYTPFMSLVQKNSFEYADGGLGSMVPIEEAIKRGAKVVDAIILQTEVTQFNRMPSLNAFSLLTNMFAFMLDRIESQNIKIGKYVATNNDAIINLYYTPTILTTNSLIFNKKNMIKWWQSGFEFAKYKNDEISQLENI, from the coding sequence ATGAGAGCGCTTGTAATTTCGGGAGGAGGAAGTAAAGGTGCATTTGCAGGAGGTGTGGCTCAATATCTTATAGAACATAAAAAACATAATTACGACCTTATTATCGGGACATCTACGGGAAGTTTGTTGGCTTCTCATTTGGCGCTTAAGAAAGTGGAGAAAATTAAAGGCATTTATACAAGTGTTACTCAAGACGATATATTTAATAGCTGTCCGTTTTTAATCAAAAAAAAGAGAGGTGTCGAAACCATTAGCATTAATCATGTGAATGTGTTGCGCAATATTTTAAACGGAAATAAAACATTCGGAGAGAGTTTAAACCTAAAGAAACTGATTAAAAAAGTATTTACCCCAGCCGAATTTTCAGAACTAAAACAAAGCGGGACCGATGTGGTGGTCACGGTTTCGAACTTATCTATTAATCAAACGGAATATAAATCGCTTAAAGATTTTGAATACGACGAGTTTTGCGAGTGGATTTGGATTTCGTGCAATTACACTCCGTTTATGAGTTTGGTGCAAAAGAATAGTTTCGAATATGCCGATGGAGGTTTAGGGTCTATGGTGCCTATAGAAGAAGCTATAAAACGCGGTGCCAAAGTAGTAGATGCTATTATTTTACAAACCGAAGTCACTCAATTTAACCGCATGCCATCCTTAAATGCTTTTTCGTTACTTACCAATATGTTTGCGTTTATGCTGGACCGTATCGAGAGTCAGAATATAAAAATCGGGAAATATGTTGCCACAAATAACGATGCGATTATTAACTTGTATTACACGCCAACCATATTAACCACAAACTCTTTAATTTTTAATAAAAAGAATATGATTAAGTGGTGGCAAAGTGGATTTGAATTTGCCAAATATAAAAATGATGAAATTAGCCAATTAGAAAACATATGA
- a CDS encoding patatin-like phospholipase family protein: protein MRALVISGGGSKGAFAGGVAQYLIERNKREYDMFLGTSTGSMLIPHLATGDLKKLHKMYTNVTQHDIFSVSPFIQRKKEGREYVTINYLSSILQFIKRKRTFGESKSLRRNIKKNFTLEEYNLIKRTKEDVVVTVTNLSKSKVEYKSIHDYSYEEFCEWIWISCNYIPFMSLATVNGYEYADGGFSCVVPIQEAIKRGATEIDAVILESEQMKKNKVLGKNPFSLMMNLFGHLLDQVEQHDIVIGKLAAIQKTVKLNLYYTPTKLTENSLIFSKPLMEKWWKQGYEYAEEKHFNGSTSDLEVKGKSGVL from the coding sequence ATGAGAGCATTAGTAATTTCGGGAGGCGGAAGTAAAGGTGCCTTCGCGGGTGGTGTCGCCCAATATTTAATAGAACGCAACAAGCGTGAATACGATATGTTTTTGGGGACATCTACAGGAAGTATGTTAATTCCGCATTTGGCTACGGGCGATTTAAAAAAATTGCATAAAATGTATACCAATGTCACGCAACATGATATTTTTAGCGTGAGTCCATTTATTCAACGCAAAAAGGAAGGCCGTGAGTATGTAACTATTAATTATTTGAGTTCCATACTTCAGTTTATTAAACGGAAACGGACGTTTGGAGAGAGTAAATCTTTAAGGCGAAACATTAAAAAGAATTTCACTTTAGAAGAATACAATCTCATTAAACGCACTAAGGAAGATGTGGTTGTAACGGTTACCAATTTGTCTAAAAGTAAAGTCGAGTACAAGTCTATTCATGATTATTCCTATGAAGAATTTTGCGAATGGATATGGATTTCCTGTAATTACATACCGTTTATGTCTTTAGCGACAGTAAATGGTTACGAATATGCCGATGGCGGATTTTCGTGTGTAGTGCCTATTCAAGAAGCCATAAAACGTGGAGCCACAGAAATTGATGCGGTTATTTTGGAATCGGAACAAATGAAAAAAAATAAGGTCTTAGGAAAAAATCCGTTTTCATTAATGATGAATTTATTCGGTCATTTATTAGACCAAGTAGAACAGCATGATATTGTGATAGGAAAACTCGCCGCGATTCAGAAAACGGTAAAGCTTAACTTGTATTACACGCCTACCAAACTCACCGAGAACTCTTTGATTTTTAGCAAACCCTTAATGGAAAAATGGTGGAAACAAGGCTACGAATACGCCGAAGAAAAACATTTTAACGGGTCGACTTCTGATTTAGAGGTTAAGGGAAAGAGCGGTGTTTTGTGA
- a CDS encoding DUF7935 family protein has translation MNTDSIINLFLYTLPAVVTGLIAYYFFKEHTKNEDGRRRFLLKKEMQVNAMPLRLQAYERMTLFLERITPSKLLIRVQPTSTDKDDYESLLINNIEQEFEHNLSQQIYISDECWSIITAAKNSTIQLVRKAAMLEKTDSANKIREVILSEMMEKRAPSDAALSYIKEEVSDMW, from the coding sequence ATGAATACAGATTCAATAATTAATTTATTCTTATATACATTACCTGCAGTTGTTACAGGTTTAATTGCTTATTATTTCTTTAAAGAACATACCAAGAATGAAGACGGTCGTAGGCGGTTTCTGTTAAAAAAAGAAATGCAAGTAAATGCTATGCCTTTACGCTTACAGGCTTACGAGCGTATGACCCTTTTTCTTGAACGCATTACACCTTCTAAATTGTTAATTCGTGTTCAACCAACTTCAACTGATAAGGACGATTACGAATCGTTATTAATTAATAATATTGAACAAGAGTTTGAACACAATTTATCGCAACAAATATATATTTCAGATGAATGTTGGAGCATTATTACTGCTGCAAAAAACTCTACAATCCAATTGGTGCGTAAGGCTGCCATGTTAGAAAAAACAGACTCTGCAAATAAAATCCGTGAAGTTATTTTATCAGAAATGATGGAAAAACGAGCACCTAGCGACGCGGCTTTATCTTACATTAAAGAAGAAGTTAGTGATATGTGGTAA
- a CDS encoding FMN-binding glutamate synthase family protein — MGLSDISWWVWVILFLLIVAIRDIFIQKKHTISHNFPIIGHIRYLLESIGPEMRQYFVANNREELPFNRIERGWIYASAKKENNYEGFGTDRDIYAIQHIFINNAMFPFKPKENHPNLIDKTFLPCAKVMGTYNKRKKPFRPASVINISAMSFGSLSAKAMESLNKGVKISGAYHNTGEGGLSPYHSYGGDVIFQIGTGYFGIRDDQGNFSKEKLIALVEANPFVKAIEIKLSQGAKPGKGGVLPAAKITQEISDIRHVPIGKDVLSPPSHSAFSDIPELMAFIEDIADVTGLPVGIKAAIGKLDQWEQLADMMLSTGKGPDFISVDGGEGGTGAAPPSFADHVSLPWVYGFSDLYKVFLRRGLTDRIVFIGSGRLGFPAKAAMAFAMGADCINVAREAMMSVGCIQAQVCHTNRCPSGVATQNKWLQNGIDPTLKSERLAQYFKTFRKEFIEITHAAGYEHPCQFKMTDIDVNVDDKNLSTELDKTYKYNKALVEFTSMQDLKDCPHLGGKAI, encoded by the coding sequence TAATTGTAGCAATACGCGATATTTTTATCCAGAAGAAACATACAATTAGCCACAATTTTCCAATTATTGGTCATATTCGATATTTATTAGAAAGTATCGGCCCAGAAATGCGTCAGTATTTTGTAGCAAATAACCGCGAAGAATTACCTTTTAATCGCATAGAACGTGGTTGGATTTATGCTTCAGCAAAAAAAGAAAACAATTACGAAGGTTTTGGAACCGATAGAGATATTTATGCCATTCAGCACATCTTTATCAACAACGCCATGTTTCCTTTTAAACCCAAAGAAAATCATCCAAATTTAATTGACAAAACATTCTTGCCATGTGCTAAAGTTATGGGTACATATAACAAGAGAAAAAAACCTTTTAGACCGGCTTCTGTTATTAACATATCAGCAATGAGTTTTGGTTCACTTTCTGCTAAAGCTATGGAATCTTTAAACAAAGGTGTGAAAATCTCTGGTGCATATCATAATACCGGCGAAGGAGGCTTATCGCCCTACCATAGTTATGGTGGCGATGTTATTTTTCAAATTGGAACGGGGTATTTTGGAATTCGCGATGATCAAGGAAATTTCTCTAAAGAAAAATTAATTGCTTTAGTAGAGGCCAATCCATTTGTTAAAGCCATAGAAATAAAATTATCTCAAGGTGCTAAGCCTGGAAAAGGAGGCGTATTACCTGCAGCAAAAATTACACAAGAAATTTCAGATATTAGACACGTCCCAATAGGAAAAGACGTGCTTTCACCTCCTAGCCACTCTGCTTTTAGCGATATTCCAGAGCTTATGGCTTTTATAGAAGACATTGCTGATGTTACAGGTTTACCTGTTGGAATTAAAGCTGCTATTGGAAAATTAGACCAATGGGAACAACTTGCCGATATGATGTTAAGCACCGGTAAAGGTCCCGATTTTATATCTGTTGATGGTGGAGAAGGTGGTACTGGAGCAGCACCTCCGAGTTTTGCCGACCACGTGTCTTTACCATGGGTTTACGGATTTAGCGACTTATATAAAGTGTTCTTAAGACGTGGACTAACAGACCGTATTGTTTTTATAGGAAGTGGAAGATTAGGATTTCCAGCCAAAGCAGCTATGGCTTTTGCTATGGGTGCCGACTGCATTAATGTGGCCAGAGAAGCCATGATGAGTGTTGGATGTATTCAAGCACAAGTATGCCATACAAACCGCTGCCCTAGTGGTGTCGCTACACAGAATAAATGGCTACAAAACGGTATTGACCCAACCTTAAAATCGGAACGATTAGCACAATATTTTAAAACGTTTAGAAAAGAGTTTATTGAGATTACTCATGCCGCTGGTTACGAACACCCTTGTCAGTTTAAAATGACCGATATTGATGTGAATGTAGACGACAAAAATTTATCTACCGAATTAGACAAAACCTATAAATATAACAAAGCTTTAGTAGAGTTCACAAGTATGCAAGACCTAAAAGATTGTCCACATCTAGGAGGAAAAGCTATCTAA